The following are from one region of the Salicibibacter kimchii genome:
- a CDS encoding UDP-N-acetylglucosamine 1-carboxyvinyltransferase: MDKLMVEGGHTLSGQVQINGAKNSAVALIPAAILADAPVQVDNLPLISDVGILADLLRDIGADVELDGEAITIDPRTITPTPLPNGRVKKMRASYYMMGAMLGKFKKADIGLPGGCNLGPRPIDQHIKGFEALGATVSNEQGSIFLRANELRGARIYLDVVSVGATINIMLAAARAKGRTVIENAAKEPEIIDVATILSSMGAVIKGAGTDVIRIEGQEKLTGCNHTIIPDRIEAGTYMIMAATMGKEVTIENIIPDHLESLTAKLQEMGVEVTVQDDSVVVRSNNDLKGVDIKTLVHPGFPTDLQQPVTALLAKARGTSIITDTIYNARFKHIDELRRMGADIKVEGRSAMINGGIKLEGARVKASDLRAGAALVIAGLLADGVTEVTGVHHIDRGYEAFEDKLLQLGARLWREKMTEEEQEQLKHS, from the coding sequence ATGGACAAGCTAATGGTAGAAGGTGGCCATACGCTATCCGGACAAGTTCAAATCAATGGAGCGAAAAACAGTGCGGTGGCGTTAATCCCTGCGGCCATACTGGCAGACGCACCTGTTCAAGTCGATAATCTGCCACTGATCTCAGATGTTGGAATTTTGGCGGATTTGTTGCGGGACATCGGGGCTGACGTTGAGCTGGACGGGGAAGCGATCACTATCGATCCACGTACTATTACACCTACACCATTACCGAACGGCCGCGTGAAAAAAATGAGGGCTTCTTATTATATGATGGGCGCCATGTTGGGAAAATTTAAAAAGGCTGACATAGGTCTGCCCGGAGGCTGTAACCTCGGTCCTCGGCCGATTGATCAACACATTAAAGGATTTGAAGCGTTGGGGGCCACCGTCTCCAATGAACAAGGGTCCATTTTTTTACGGGCAAATGAACTTAGGGGAGCAAGAATATACTTGGATGTCGTCAGCGTTGGAGCCACCATTAACATTATGCTCGCCGCCGCCCGTGCGAAAGGGCGGACGGTGATCGAAAATGCGGCAAAGGAGCCGGAAATCATTGATGTCGCTACAATTCTATCGAGCATGGGCGCGGTCATCAAAGGCGCGGGCACGGATGTCATCCGCATTGAAGGACAAGAAAAATTGACAGGATGCAACCACACCATTATTCCCGATCGGATTGAAGCGGGCACGTACATGATAATGGCAGCTACGATGGGCAAAGAAGTGACGATTGAAAATATTATCCCCGATCATTTGGAATCGCTGACAGCAAAGTTACAGGAAATGGGCGTGGAAGTGACTGTGCAAGATGACTCGGTCGTCGTACGTTCCAACAACGATCTTAAAGGGGTGGATATTAAAACGCTTGTCCATCCCGGCTTTCCGACCGATTTGCAACAACCGGTGACAGCGCTGCTCGCCAAGGCTCGAGGCACGAGTATCATTACGGATACGATCTACAATGCCCGTTTTAAACATATCGATGAGTTGCGGCGAATGGGCGCCGATATAAAAGTTGAAGGACGTTCCGCGATGATTAACGGCGGCATAAAATTGGAAGGTGCGCGGGTGAAGGCGAGTGATCTGCGGGCAGGAGCTGCCTTGGTCATCGCTGGGCTTTTAGCGGACGGTGTTACGGAAGTAACCGGTGTGCACCATATTGATCGTGGTTATGAAGCGTTTGAAGATAAACTTTTACAATTGGGAGCCAGGCTTTGGCGAGAAAAAATGACAGAAGAAGAACAGGAACAATTGAAACATTCGTAA
- a CDS encoding FAD-dependent oxidoreductase yields MTHYVIIGGDAAGMSAAMQIVRRNPEHAEVTTLERGGIYSYAQCGLPYVIEGSVAQTADLVARSRETFREKYGIDARIYHEVQRIDLEKQHVHGIDLERDQAFSIPYDKLLIATGADPIVPPLPGNDVEGVHTLKTIPDLEHLQRELRQHRQVTIVGGGYIGLELAEAFATQQIPVRLVEQNDQLAKMFDDDMAPLLLEEAKAQGIEVVFNKTVTELKAGADGRVNTLYANDEAFPTNLVIFATGIKPNTSFLHDTGIELNEKGAIHVDAQMKTNISNVYAAGDCAMQYHRIKEQHDYLPLGTHANKQGRVAGTNMVGVKKPFQGVVGTSIFRFLRLTAARTGVSEKEAEALGIPAESVFYTGTDIAGYFTDKKPLHIKLVYRTDHHLLLGAQIIGESGVDKRIDVLATALFHSMSMDEFEDLDLSYAPPYNGVWDPMQQAARRVR; encoded by the coding sequence ATGACACACTACGTTATCATCGGCGGTGATGCCGCGGGCATGAGCGCCGCCATGCAAATTGTCCGCCGCAACCCTGAACATGCAGAGGTCACGACGCTGGAAAGAGGTGGCATCTATTCCTATGCGCAATGCGGATTACCCTATGTTATTGAAGGATCGGTAGCCCAAACGGCGGACTTGGTTGCCAGGTCACGGGAAACATTTCGTGAAAAATACGGCATCGACGCACGCATTTACCATGAAGTCCAACGCATCGATTTAGAAAAACAACACGTACACGGCATAGATTTGGAACGGGATCAGGCCTTTAGCATTCCTTACGACAAATTGTTAATCGCGACGGGGGCGGACCCGATTGTTCCACCGCTTCCGGGCAACGACGTGGAAGGCGTGCACACGTTAAAAACCATACCGGATCTCGAACATTTACAAAGGGAACTCCGTCAGCACCGTCAAGTAACGATCGTTGGGGGCGGATACATCGGACTCGAGCTTGCGGAAGCATTCGCCACTCAACAGATCCCTGTACGCCTAGTGGAACAAAACGACCAGTTGGCGAAAATGTTTGATGACGATATGGCCCCGCTTTTGCTTGAAGAAGCAAAAGCACAAGGAATCGAAGTCGTGTTCAACAAAACAGTCACGGAACTGAAGGCGGGTGCGGACGGACGCGTAAATACTTTGTATGCAAACGATGAGGCTTTTCCCACGAATCTCGTCATCTTCGCTACGGGAATTAAACCGAATACATCATTTTTGCATGATACGGGGATCGAGCTAAACGAAAAAGGAGCCATTCACGTCGATGCACAAATGAAAACCAATATTTCGAACGTCTATGCAGCCGGGGATTGTGCTATGCAGTACCACCGCATCAAAGAACAGCACGATTACTTGCCTCTAGGTACACACGCCAACAAACAAGGGCGCGTTGCCGGGACAAATATGGTCGGGGTGAAAAAACCTTTTCAAGGGGTTGTAGGCACTTCCATCTTTCGTTTTCTTCGTTTGACAGCTGCTCGCACAGGGGTTTCGGAAAAAGAAGCAGAAGCATTGGGGATCCCTGCCGAATCAGTTTTTTATACAGGGACGGATATCGCCGGTTATTTCACGGATAAAAAGCCGCTCCATATTAAGCTTGTGTACCGAACCGATCATCATCTGCTGCTCGGTGCACAAATCATCGGGGAATCAGGGGTCGATAAACGCATTGATGTATTGGCGACAGCGCTTTTTCACTCCATGAGCATGGATGAGTTTGAAGACCTTGATTTATCCTACGCCCCGCCCTATAACGGCGTATGGGATCCTATGCAGCAAGCGGCCAGACGGGTGAGGTAG
- a CDS encoding L-threonylcarbamoyladenylate synthase: MSYQQTDHLVVDNHVDEQTFQDCVEKAARILRAEELVAFPTETVYGLGANGLSTRAVQKIFKAKGRPNDNPLILHIGSMAQLYPLIRGSLSFHAEKLIEHFWPGPLTLIFPASARVPSVVTGGLETVAVRMPAHRLAREIISKAGLPIAAPSANRSGKPSPTRVEHVKEDLDGRVAAIMDGGSTGYGLESTVVDVSGGEDSPRILRPGGITEEEMEETLGLSMSVERRDGTRGNVRAPGMKYRHYSPDTNVELVDGSYVVMQARIGEAKMEGKRVAAAITSDRVDKISADEILVLGDETDLQAISSHLYDHLRAVDKMDVDVLFVQTFTETGIGKAIMNRLYKAANR; encoded by the coding sequence TTGAGTTACCAACAGACAGATCACTTAGTTGTGGATAATCATGTTGATGAACAAACGTTTCAAGATTGTGTGGAAAAGGCCGCCCGCATCCTACGCGCAGAGGAGCTTGTTGCTTTTCCGACAGAGACAGTGTACGGGTTGGGGGCTAATGGGTTATCCACACGGGCTGTGCAAAAAATTTTTAAAGCCAAAGGACGTCCGAACGATAATCCGCTTATTTTACATATTGGTTCAATGGCCCAGTTATATCCGCTGATACGTGGGTCTCTTTCTTTTCACGCTGAAAAACTGATCGAACATTTTTGGCCGGGTCCTTTGACGCTTATTTTTCCTGCAAGTGCTCGTGTGCCCTCGGTGGTCACGGGCGGCCTCGAAACGGTGGCAGTGCGCATGCCGGCACACAGGTTGGCGCGCGAAATTATATCAAAAGCAGGTTTGCCCATCGCGGCCCCAAGTGCGAATCGTTCGGGAAAGCCGAGTCCGACTCGAGTGGAACACGTAAAGGAGGACCTGGATGGACGGGTGGCAGCAATTATGGATGGGGGAAGTACCGGATATGGCCTCGAATCCACCGTCGTAGACGTTAGCGGCGGGGAGGACTCTCCGCGGATTTTACGCCCGGGCGGCATTACAGAAGAAGAGATGGAAGAAACGCTCGGTTTATCAATGTCTGTCGAACGTAGGGATGGAACAAGAGGCAATGTGCGGGCGCCGGGGATGAAATATCGCCATTATTCCCCGGATACCAATGTTGAGCTTGTGGATGGTTCCTATGTTGTCATGCAAGCGCGAATAGGCGAGGCGAAAATGGAAGGGAAAAGGGTGGCAGCAGCGATCACCTCGGATCGTGTGGACAAAATTTCAGCAGACGAGATTTTAGTGTTAGGCGATGAGACTGATCTGCAAGCGATATCATCGCATTTATATGATCATTTGAGAGCTGTGGATAAAATGGATGTGGATGTACTTTTTGTGCAAACATTTACGGAAACAGGGATCGGCAAGGCGATTATGAACCGGTTGTACAAGGCGGCTAACCGATAA
- the prfA gene encoding peptide chain release factor 1 — MNVVFEKLQSVEDRYLQLNEWLSDPDIANDPDKLRDYSKEQSDLEKTVQTYRNYKQTKEELEEAKTMLTDNMDDDMEEMIYDEIEELNKKKEELEEHLKVLLIPKDPNDDKNVIVEIRGAAGGDEAALFAGDLFRMYSRYAEKNRWKADVIESHETDMGGYKEIIFTVNGEGAFSKMKYENGAHRVQRVPSTESGGRIHTSTATVAVLPEAEEVEVEIHDKDLRVDTFASSGPGGQSVNTTMSAVRITHDPTGIVVSCQDEKSQIKNRDKAMKVLRARIYDKYQKEAEDEYAENRKQAVGTGDRSERIRTYNFPQSRVTDHRIGLTLQKLDQVMEGNIEEIIEQLIVEEQAELMENAEQ; from the coding sequence GTGAATGTTGTGTTCGAAAAATTGCAATCGGTGGAAGATCGCTACCTTCAACTCAACGAATGGCTCAGTGATCCTGATATCGCTAACGATCCCGACAAATTACGGGATTATTCAAAAGAACAATCGGACTTGGAAAAAACTGTCCAAACGTATCGTAATTATAAACAGACGAAAGAAGAACTTGAAGAAGCAAAAACGATGTTAACCGATAACATGGACGATGACATGGAAGAGATGATTTATGATGAAATCGAGGAATTAAACAAAAAAAAAGAAGAACTCGAAGAGCACTTGAAAGTCCTGCTTATTCCGAAAGATCCCAATGACGACAAGAACGTTATTGTAGAAATTCGCGGAGCTGCCGGCGGGGATGAAGCCGCGTTATTTGCGGGCGATCTTTTCCGCATGTACAGTCGCTATGCGGAAAAAAACCGTTGGAAAGCGGACGTTATCGAGTCCCACGAAACGGACATGGGCGGATATAAAGAAATTATATTCACAGTGAATGGGGAAGGCGCGTTTTCGAAAATGAAGTATGAAAACGGCGCCCATCGCGTACAGCGAGTACCTTCCACGGAATCCGGCGGCCGTATTCACACGTCCACGGCCACGGTAGCCGTATTGCCAGAAGCAGAGGAAGTGGAAGTGGAAATACACGATAAGGATTTGCGCGTGGATACGTTTGCTTCCAGCGGTCCAGGCGGCCAAAGTGTCAACACGACGATGTCTGCTGTGCGCATTACGCATGACCCCACCGGAATCGTCGTCTCTTGCCAAGATGAAAAATCGCAAATCAAGAATCGTGATAAAGCAATGAAAGTGTTACGGGCGCGTATTTATGATAAATATCAAAAAGAAGCGGAAGATGAATACGCGGAAAATCGTAAGCAAGCAGTGGGGACCGGTGATCGTTCCGAGCGGATACGCACGTACAATTTTCCGCAAAGCCGTGTAACGGACCATCGAATCGGCTTGACGCTGCAAAAGCTTGATCAAGTGATGGAAGGAAATATAGAGGAGATCATTGAGCAGTTAATTGTGGAGGAACAGGCGGAGCTGATGGAGAATGCCGAACAATAA
- the prmC gene encoding peptide chain release factor N(5)-glutamine methyltransferase — protein sequence MPNNNEQGMPAAAPRVSEALQWASSFFQKKGLEKKAAEYLMQDLLQMESVSYHLHVREYLSNEQWERYKTWVKRHGEGEPVQYITDGAYFYGRPFSVNPSVLIPRHETEELVELVLAKTKKRLARPRIADVGTGSGAIAVTLALEWPEATVSALDVSREALAIAKGNGEALGASSVEFIEGNMLAPLREQGKQMDMIVANPPYIATREWRGLASLVRDHEPREALDGGGDGLFFYRKLAKDIPHVLAADGLAFFEIGEMQGPAVVLLMEQQLPVADVDIVQDINGKDRFVVVER from the coding sequence ATGCCGAACAATAACGAACAGGGGATGCCTGCCGCTGCCCCGCGCGTATCAGAAGCCCTGCAGTGGGCTTCGTCTTTTTTTCAAAAAAAAGGACTGGAAAAAAAAGCAGCGGAGTATTTAATGCAAGATTTGTTGCAAATGGAAAGTGTCTCTTATCATCTTCATGTAAGGGAATATTTAAGCAATGAGCAGTGGGAACGATATAAAACGTGGGTGAAGCGCCATGGCGAGGGTGAACCGGTCCAATATATTACAGACGGTGCCTATTTTTATGGCCGTCCCTTCAGCGTTAACCCTTCAGTATTGATCCCGCGCCATGAAACAGAAGAATTGGTGGAGCTTGTTTTAGCGAAAACAAAGAAACGATTGGCTCGGCCGAGGATTGCAGATGTGGGCACAGGAAGCGGAGCCATAGCGGTCACCCTCGCCTTGGAATGGCCTGAAGCAACGGTATCGGCCTTAGATGTATCCCGTGAAGCACTGGCGATTGCCAAGGGGAATGGAGAGGCGTTGGGGGCCTCCTCCGTGGAGTTTATCGAGGGAAACATGCTAGCCCCCTTGCGGGAACAAGGCAAGCAGATGGATATGATCGTGGCTAATCCTCCTTACATCGCTACCCGTGAATGGCGGGGGCTTGCGTCGCTCGTACGCGACCATGAGCCTCGAGAGGCTTTGGACGGCGGAGGAGATGGACTGTTCTTTTACCGGAAATTGGCAAAAGATATCCCTCATGTGCTTGCTGCAGATGGCTTGGCTTTTTTTGAAATCGGAGAGATGCAAGGGCCTGCAGTGGTGCTTCTCATGGAACAGCAGTTGCCCGTAGCGGATGTGGATATCGTACAAGACATCAACGGGAAAGATCGTTTCGTTGTGGTTGAAAGGTGA
- a CDS encoding ArgE/DapE family deacylase, translating to MEQSQAINWLKAILRTDTVNPPGNEERVAEPLEELFFEYGIQTERVPYSNGRTNLIATLKGDGSTNKVLGLCGHMDVVPTGDRKWSHEPFAAEEYDGKIYARGACDMKSGLMACVMAMIQLKEAGVPLSGDVKLLATVGEEAGAVGAKQLVEEGYADDLDAMIIAEPTRSNIVVTHKGALWVAITCYGKTAHGSRPHQGVNALVHMNEIINVLLSERFQMKFSRDPLLDEPTYSMNVISAGGNTNVVPDSCTLKMDIRTVPSQNHNEIVADIQNVIEEVKEDVPDLEADIHVENDLLPMQTASDHAFVNFLLDFYELETGERKTPRGMSGYTDGSQFMKNKKKFPVVIWSGIQGSTAHQPNEYVNIADYLRTIDLFKAVSQEYLS from the coding sequence ATGGAACAATCACAAGCAATTAATTGGCTGAAAGCTATTTTGCGAACGGATACGGTGAATCCGCCGGGGAATGAGGAACGGGTGGCGGAACCACTCGAGGAGTTATTCTTTGAATACGGGATTCAGACCGAACGGGTCCCTTATTCTAATGGGCGTACGAATTTGATTGCCACGCTAAAAGGGGATGGGAGTACGAACAAGGTGCTCGGGTTGTGTGGTCACATGGATGTTGTCCCGACAGGCGATCGTAAATGGTCCCATGAGCCATTCGCTGCGGAAGAATACGATGGAAAGATTTACGCTCGGGGAGCCTGCGATATGAAAAGCGGTCTCATGGCATGTGTGATGGCCATGATCCAATTAAAAGAAGCGGGTGTCCCCCTTTCGGGAGATGTGAAACTATTGGCAACGGTAGGGGAAGAAGCCGGGGCCGTCGGTGCAAAGCAGCTCGTTGAGGAAGGGTATGCCGATGATCTTGATGCTATGATCATTGCCGAGCCGACGCGATCGAATATCGTTGTCACCCATAAGGGTGCGCTCTGGGTAGCAATTACTTGTTACGGAAAGACTGCTCATGGCTCGCGCCCACACCAAGGGGTGAATGCATTGGTACATATGAATGAGATCATAAATGTACTCCTCAGTGAACGTTTTCAGATGAAGTTCAGTCGTGATCCGCTTCTCGATGAGCCTACGTATAGCATGAATGTCATTTCCGCAGGCGGCAACACAAACGTCGTTCCAGATTCCTGTACGTTAAAAATGGACATTCGTACTGTTCCTTCACAAAATCACAACGAAATTGTTGCCGACATCCAAAACGTTATCGAGGAGGTGAAAGAAGATGTCCCGGATTTAGAAGCGGATATTCATGTTGAAAATGACTTGCTTCCCATGCAAACGGCATCGGATCACGCTTTTGTTAATTTTTTATTGGATTTTTACGAATTGGAAACAGGCGAGCGAAAAACACCCCGGGGGATGAGTGGATACACCGACGGTTCCCAATTTATGAAAAATAAAAAGAAATTTCCGGTCGTTATTTGGAGCGGTATTCAAGGAAGCACCGCGCACCAACCGAATGAGTATGTGAATATTGCTGATTATTTGCGCACGATTGATTTATTCAAGGCTGTCTCGCAGGAATACTTAAGTTGA
- the glpX gene encoding class II fructose-bisphosphatase, whose amino-acid sequence MERSLSMELVRVTEAAALSSARWMGRGLKEEADDAATSAMRDVFDTIPMQGKVVIGEGEKDEAPMLYIGEKLGAGSGPRVDIAVDPVEGTNIVANGQWNALAVIAIADHGELLHAPDMYMDKIAVGPDAVGVIDLNASVTDNLQAVAKARGKDVDDLVVSILSRERHQNIINDVRKAGARIKLIQDGDVAAAINTAFDETGVDMLIGAGGAPEGVISAVALKCLGGEVQGRLLPKGEAEAERCRRMGIEDPSKILYMDDLVGGDDCIFAATGITDGELLKGVHYKSKRASTQSLVMRAKSGTVRFVDGKHNVEKKPAFVFKA is encoded by the coding sequence ATGGAAAGAAGTTTATCGATGGAGCTTGTGCGTGTCACCGAAGCGGCAGCTTTGTCATCCGCAAGATGGATGGGGCGAGGGCTGAAGGAGGAAGCTGATGATGCTGCAACAAGTGCCATGCGTGATGTATTCGATACAATCCCGATGCAGGGAAAAGTAGTGATAGGTGAAGGGGAGAAAGACGAAGCGCCGATGCTCTATATCGGAGAAAAACTAGGTGCCGGTTCCGGTCCCCGAGTTGATATCGCCGTTGACCCGGTGGAAGGAACCAATATTGTGGCAAATGGCCAATGGAATGCGTTGGCTGTCATCGCGATTGCTGATCACGGAGAATTGTTGCATGCCCCTGATATGTACATGGATAAAATCGCCGTCGGTCCTGATGCGGTAGGGGTGATTGACTTGAATGCTTCCGTTACCGATAACCTTCAGGCGGTTGCGAAGGCACGAGGAAAGGACGTCGATGATCTTGTCGTCAGCATCTTAAGCCGAGAACGCCATCAGAATATTATTAATGATGTCCGAAAAGCAGGTGCCCGTATCAAGCTTATTCAAGACGGAGATGTGGCAGCTGCCATTAATACCGCTTTTGATGAAACGGGGGTGGATATGTTAATCGGTGCTGGCGGTGCACCGGAAGGTGTGATTTCGGCTGTTGCTTTAAAATGCCTTGGCGGGGAAGTGCAAGGGCGTTTGCTGCCGAAAGGGGAGGCAGAAGCTGAGCGTTGTCGACGGATGGGTATCGAAGACCCTTCGAAAATTCTGTACATGGATGACCTTGTCGGTGGTGATGACTGTATTTTCGCTGCTACGGGCATCACGGACGGGGAGCTTTTGAAAGGCGTACACTACAAGAGCAAGCGGGCGTCCACTCAATCGCTTGTCATGCGGGCAAAATCCGGAACCGTTCGTTTCGTGGACGGGAAGCATAATGTGGAGAAAAAACCGGCTTTTGTGTTCAAGGCATGA
- a CDS encoding type B 50S ribosomal protein L31, protein MKTDIHPQYQNVVFLDTGTGFKFLGGSTRSSDETIEWEDGSTYPLIKVEISSDSHPFYTGKQKLVDAGGRIDKFKKKYNLD, encoded by the coding sequence ATGAAAACGGACATTCATCCGCAGTATCAAAATGTTGTCTTTTTAGATACAGGCACCGGTTTCAAGTTTTTGGGCGGATCAACAAGGTCGTCGGACGAGACGATCGAATGGGAAGACGGTAGTACGTATCCGCTGATTAAAGTAGAAATCAGCTCGGACTCGCATCCTTTCTATACCGGAAAACAAAAGCTTGTGGACGCAGGCGGCCGCATCGATAAATTCAAAAAGAAATACAACTTGGATTAA
- a CDS encoding stage II sporulation protein R has translation MKLAITYTFIGLFLVVGNWESQQQHWQEEDPVPEDSIRLRIFSHDDSLLQQEIKREVRDEVAVYSAEYMEDMPTKEAARDVFDAHLETIEEKAEEVIDAYDVSMPVDVSLEKDVKFPTRVYGPLVYPAGDYEALVIEIGDGEGKNWWCVLFPPLCLSDLGIGEEEEETEKEKKEEEPEFSFFLAEIWDGWFGA, from the coding sequence ATGAAACTAGCTATTACTTATACTTTTATTGGTTTATTTTTAGTTGTGGGAAATTGGGAAAGCCAGCAACAGCATTGGCAAGAAGAGGATCCGGTACCGGAGGATTCGATCCGGCTGCGGATTTTTTCCCATGATGATTCATTGCTTCAACAAGAAATCAAGCGAGAAGTGAGAGACGAAGTGGCTGTCTATAGTGCCGAATACATGGAGGATATGCCGACAAAAGAAGCGGCCCGAGACGTATTCGACGCACATTTGGAGACAATCGAAGAAAAAGCGGAAGAAGTGATCGATGCTTATGACGTTTCGATGCCGGTGGACGTGTCGTTGGAAAAAGACGTGAAATTCCCCACTCGGGTGTACGGCCCGCTTGTTTACCCGGCAGGAGATTATGAGGCGTTGGTTATCGAAATCGGAGACGGAGAAGGGAAAAACTGGTGGTGCGTGCTTTTTCCGCCCCTTTGTTTATCGGACCTTGGCATCGGGGAAGAAGAGGAAGAGACGGAGAAAGAGAAAAAGGAAGAAGAGCCTGAATTTTCGTTCTTCCTTGCTGAGATTTGGGACGGCTGGTTTGGAGCATAG
- the fsa gene encoding fructose-6-phosphate aldolase has product MKFFVDSVNMDDIRFAHELGILSGVTTNPSLVAKEGVDFTSRLQEIVSVVKGSVSAEVIATEAEEMYKEGKELAAIAPNITVKVPMTLDGLKAVKALKADGIETNVTLVFSSVQALLAARAGATYVSPFIGRLDDIGHSGVNLIGEIANSFALHNIDTQIIAASVRHSMHVAEAANQGAHIATIPPKVIHQLVQHPLTDKGLDAFLADWEKMNEKD; this is encoded by the coding sequence ATGAAATTTTTTGTTGATTCGGTAAACATGGATGATATACGTTTCGCTCATGAGCTCGGCATACTCAGCGGGGTAACGACCAACCCCAGCCTCGTTGCTAAAGAAGGGGTGGATTTCACGTCTCGATTACAGGAAATCGTTTCCGTTGTAAAGGGGTCGGTAAGCGCAGAAGTAATCGCTACGGAAGCTGAGGAAATGTATAAGGAAGGAAAAGAATTAGCGGCCATAGCGCCAAATATTACCGTTAAAGTCCCTATGACACTGGATGGCCTAAAAGCTGTAAAGGCTTTAAAAGCGGATGGGATTGAGACGAACGTTACCTTAGTCTTTTCAAGTGTGCAAGCGCTTTTGGCAGCCAGAGCCGGGGCCACTTATGTATCCCCATTTATCGGGCGCCTTGATGATATTGGCCATAGCGGCGTTAACCTGATTGGAGAGATCGCAAACAGCTTTGCGTTGCATAACATTGATACGCAAATCATTGCCGCTTCTGTCCGTCATTCCATGCACGTTGCAGAAGCAGCCAACCAAGGCGCACATATTGCAACGATCCCTCCCAAAGTGATCCATCAACTTGTACAGCATCCATTGACCGATAAAGGGCTGGATGCTTTCCTTGCCGATTGGGAAAAAATGAACGAAAAAGATTAA
- the rho gene encoding transcription termination factor Rho, which produces MSLSIAELEDKTLRDLYRLAKEFRISYYSKLTKQELIFAILKGQAEQDGHMFMEGVLEIIQTEGYGFLRPINYLPSSQDIYISASQIRRFDLRNGDRVSGKVRKLKDNERYHGLLQVEAVNGDEPDTAKERPHFPALTPLFPDERMRLETNPGRLSARIMDIITPVGFGQRGLIVAPPKAGKTSLLKQVANSITENHPQSELIMLLIDERPEEVTDIERSVDGEVVHSTFDEVPENHVKVTELVLERAMRLVEQKKDVVILMDSITRLARAYNLVIPPSGRTLSGGIDPAAFHRPKRFFGAARNIEEGGSMTILATALVDTGSRMDDVIYEEFKGTGNMELHLDRRLAERRIFPSIDIRRSSTRKEELLVTKSQLESLWAMRKTMNDSPEFIDHFIRRIKDTKTNDEFFERMEQDKARANTKAKAGSYSSG; this is translated from the coding sequence TTGAGTTTATCTATAGCAGAGCTTGAAGATAAGACGTTGCGGGATCTTTACAGGCTCGCGAAAGAATTCAGAATTTCTTATTATAGCAAATTGACAAAGCAAGAACTGATTTTTGCGATTTTAAAAGGACAAGCGGAACAAGATGGCCATATGTTCATGGAAGGCGTTTTGGAGATTATACAAACGGAAGGGTATGGTTTCCTGCGGCCGATTAATTATTTGCCGAGTTCTCAAGATATTTACATTTCTGCATCCCAAATTCGCCGTTTCGATTTACGTAATGGAGACCGAGTGTCCGGAAAGGTGCGCAAACTGAAAGATAATGAACGCTATCATGGATTGCTGCAAGTAGAGGCAGTGAATGGGGATGAGCCGGACACAGCAAAAGAACGTCCTCATTTTCCGGCGCTTACGCCGTTATTTCCGGACGAACGTATGCGTTTGGAAACGAATCCCGGACGTCTCTCTGCCAGAATTATGGATATTATTACGCCGGTGGGCTTTGGGCAGCGAGGGTTGATTGTGGCACCGCCGAAAGCAGGAAAAACTTCATTGCTTAAACAAGTGGCAAACAGCATTACCGAAAACCATCCGCAATCAGAATTGATCATGTTGCTCATTGATGAACGTCCGGAAGAAGTGACTGATATTGAACGTTCGGTAGATGGGGAAGTTGTTCATTCCACCTTTGACGAAGTGCCGGAAAATCATGTGAAGGTAACGGAACTAGTTCTGGAACGGGCCATGCGTCTCGTGGAACAAAAAAAAGACGTCGTTATTTTAATGGACAGCATTACGAGATTGGCACGCGCGTATAACCTTGTGATCCCACCGAGTGGGCGGACGTTATCCGGGGGGATTGATCCTGCTGCCTTCCATCGGCCGAAACGATTTTTCGGGGCTGCGCGCAATATAGAAGAAGGCGGAAGCATGACTATCTTGGCCACGGCACTCGTTGATACAGGCTCTCGCATGGACGATGTCATTTACGAAGAATTTAAAGGCACGGGCAACATGGAACTGCACTTGGACCGTCGTCTCGCGGAAAGAAGGATATTTCCATCGATCGATATCCGGCGCTCCAGCACTCGAAAAGAGGAGCTGCTTGTTACGAAAAGCCAGCTTGAAAGTTTATGGGCGATGCGCAAAACGATGAACGATTCGCCCGAATTCATCGACCATTTTATTCGTCGAATTAAAGATACGAAAACGAACGATGAATTTTTTGAGCGCATGGAACAAGACAAAGCACGGGCAAATACGAAAGCAAAAGCCGGAAGTTATTCCTCCGGCTGA